The Leptotrichia hongkongensis DNA segment GCCACATCTATGTGGTTTTCTTTCAAAAATTTTTCATATTTTTCAATTTGATTTTCTGGCAATCTTTCGATAATTCTAAATTTTGTTTTTTCTGCCGCTTCTTCTCCTACAGGACAGAATTTATCATTTATCTGGCACGAATCTGCTGGACATAGTTCAAATCCATCGCTTGAGTCAACTTTTACGGCATAAAGATATTTTCCACCTATAAATTCAGCTCTTATGATATGCCCATCCACAGGCTTCACATATTCCTGAATCAAGCTTATTCCATCGACAGAATCTTCAAAATCATTTCCATTTACATAATTGTCAAGCTCTTCATAACTTCTTATAAGCCTTACTCCAAGCCCTTTTCCAGCTCTGTTGTGCTTTATGATAAAAGGATATGTGCCAAGTTCCTTTGCGGCATTTAAGATTTGCCCTTTTCCCACAGCTCCCAATGTTTTTGGAGTATTTATCCCTGCCTTTTGGAGTAAAATATATTGTTTCAGCTTGCTCACTTCAAGATTTATTGCAGATGTCCCATTAATTACACGGACTGCTTCTGTTCCTTTGTTTTCCAGCCATGTTAAGACTTGCTCCGTTAATTCTGGCGCATATCTATGCCCTCTTGTATGTGAAGAAGCACTCATTCTGTTATAATACACGCCTTTTTCAGGATCTTTTCCTATATTTAATATTCCTTCTGACAAATCTAGTTCTTCATAAGGAACTGACAATTCATCCAGCCTTGCAGTAAGATGTCTTGTCCAATCCATATTTTCATGAATTATATATACTTTTGACATATTTTCATCCTTTCTATTTTTATTTTTAAAGTTTATTCAGCTACAGCTGCATTTTCTCGAAGTCCAGCATATACTTCCTCTGTTTCCACAACTT contains these protein-coding regions:
- a CDS encoding ATP-grasp domain-containing protein — translated: MSKVYIIHENMDWTRHLTARLDELSVPYEELDLSEGILNIGKDPEKGVYYNRMSASSHTRGHRYAPELTEQVLTWLENKGTEAVRVINGTSAINLEVSKLKQYILLQKAGINTPKTLGAVGKGQILNAAKELGTYPFIIKHNRAGKGLGVRLIRSYEELDNYVNGNDFEDSVDGISLIQEYVKPVDGHIIRAEFIGGKYLYAVKVDSSDGFELCPADSCQINDKFCPVGEEAAEKTKFRIIERLPENQIEKYEKFLKENHIDVAAIEFIINENNEVFVYDINTNTNYNADAEKIAGKYAMLELAKYLKDELEKLG